The genomic DNA ATCACCGGGCAGTACCTCGCAGACGCGCGCGTCGGCTTCGACAACCGACAGCGCCCCGAGGTGGAGTTCTCGTTCGACAACGAGGGCGGGAAGCTCTTCGGCGACCTCACCGAGAAGAACATCGAGCGCCAGCTCGCGATCATCCTCGACGACCGCGTCTACAGCGCGCCGACGGTGCAGAGCCGCATCTCGACGCGCGGCCGCATCACGGGACGCTTCTCGGCGAAGGAGGCCGCCGACCTCGCGGTGATCCTGCGCGCGGGCTCGCTCGCCGTGCCGGTCGAGATCCTCGAGGAGCGCACCGTCGGTCCGGCGCTCGGCCAGGACTCGATCGACAGCGGCGTGCGCGCGTCGATCGTCGGCCTGCTGCTCGTAGTGGCCTTCGCGATCGGGTACTACAGGCTCTCCGGCGGCTACGCGAGCATCGCGCTCGCCGCGAACCTCGTGATGCTGCTCGGGCTCATGTCGCTCACCAAGGCGACGCTCACGCTGCCGGGCATCGCCGGGCTCGTGCTCACGATCGGCATGGCGATCGACGCCAACGTGATCATCTTCGAGCGCATCCGCGAGGAGATCCGCGAGGGGCGGGCGACGCGCGCCGCGATCGCGACGGGCTTCAACAAGGCGCTCTGGACCGTGCTCGACGCGAACATCACGACGCTCATCACGGGCATCATCCTGTTCCAGTACGGCACGGGTCCGATCAAGGGCTTCGCCGTCACCCTGTGCGTCGGCATCGTGACGAGCGTCTTCACGGCGCTGGTCGTCACGAGGATCCTGTTCCAGCTCCACCCCGGCGACCGGCCGCAGCCGCTGTCCATCTAGCGGGCGCGAGGAGACGACGGTGTTCGAGATCATTCCGCACGGAACCCACCTCGACTTCATCGGGAAGGCGCGGCTCTGCGTCGCGATCTCGCTCGCGATGGTCGCCGCGAGCGTCGTGGCCGTGTTCGTCGTCGGGGTCCACCTCGGAATCGACTTCGCGGGCGGCACGGAGCTCCACGCGAAGTTCGCGAGCGCGCCGGTCGACGAGGGCCGCGTGCGCGACGTCGTGAACGGCGTTCCGGGCCTGAAGGACGTGTCCGTCGTGCGCTTCGGCGGCGCGGAGGACAACGAGTTCCTGATCCGCTTCCAGAACGTGGCGGACGAGGCCGACGCGGCGGCGGCGGGGTCGACGGACGCCGACGAGCGGCTCCGGGCGGATCGCGTGTCGTCGGTCGAGCGCGCGCTCTCGGGCGCGATCGGCGGCTACGAGCGGCAGAGCGTCGACTTCGTCGGGCCGCGCGTCGGCTCCGAGCTGCGCGCCGACGGCTTCAAGTCGATCGGCCTCGCGATGCTGCTGATCATGATCTACATCGCGTTCCGCTTCAGCTCGCGATTCGCGCCCGGCGCCGTGGTCGCCGTCTTCCACGACCTCATCATCACGGCGGGCATCTTCGTGATGCTGGGCTACGAGTTCGACCTGCGCATCCTCGCCGCGATGCTCGCGATCCTCGGCTACAGCCTGAACGACACGATCATCATCTACGACCGCATCCGCGAGAACCTCGAGGCGCGCACCTCGCGCGATCTCGCGGCCGTGCTGAACGAGAGCGTGAACCAGACGCTGTCGCGCACCGTGCTCACGTCGGGCACGACGCTGATCGCCGTGCTCGCGCTGGCCGTGCTCGGCGGCGAGGTGATCCGGCCGTTCGCGGTCGCGATGCTGATCGGCGTCTTCGTCGGCACGTACTCGTCGATCTACATCGCCGCGCCGACGCTGATGCTGCTCGAGGCGCGCGCGGCGCGCCGCGCGAAGGCGGGCTGAGCGCGACGGACGGCGCCGCCGCGCGCAGCCGTCCGTCCGCGCGCTCGCGCGTTCAGCCCTTCGCGGGCGGCGTCGCGGGCGGAGCCGCGGTCGGCGGCGTCCCGCTCGCGGCGCGCGCGAGCGACTTCGCCGAATCCGGCTGCGCCTTCGTCATCTCGACGGCGCCGTTCAGCACCGCGCCCTCGGCGATCACGAGCTTCGGCGTGTGGATGTCGCCCTCGACGCTCGCGGTCGCCTCGAGCACGACGCGCTCCGTCGCCGTGATGTTGCCCGTCACGTGCCCGACGACGACGACCGCCTTCGCGTAGAGCTGCGCCTGCGCGCGGCCCGTCTGCCCGATCGTCAGCACGTGGTTCGCGAGCTGGATGCCGCCCTCGACCTGGCCCTCGATCTGGAGGTCCTCGTCGCCCGTGAGATCGCCCTTGAACACGATCGACTTGCCGATGTTCGCCACGCTGCCCCCCGTCCTCGTCGCCGCGGCGACGTGGCCGCCGGCGTCCTGTGCGATGCGCTGCTCCGGCGCCGAGCCCTCGCTCCGCGCCGCTCCGCCCGCCGGCGCGGGCACGGCGCCCGCGCGCGGTGCGTCGGCCTCGCGCCGCCCTCCGAACAAGCTCACGACGAAACCCCTCCGCGCGCCGCGCCGGCGCGCCGCGCGACCCTACCACCGCCGGGCCGCACCGCGGGTGTGAGCGCGATCACGCCGAGGTCGATCAGCGCAGCTCCCGCACGTCGTCGATCACGACGTTGCGCGCCTCGAGGATCGTCCCCTGGGCGCGGAGCAGGCTGGCCTCGGACGTGTGGTACTGCTGGAGGGCGGAGATCTTCTGGCTCTCGGCGTCGACGAGGTCCCGTTCGCGCTGCAGCACCTCGAAGGGAGTCGACTCGCCGTGCTCGAGCCGCACGCGCTCGGCGCGCAGCTGCTCGGCCGCGGCCGCGCGCCGGCGCTCGGCGGCCTCGATGCGCTGCTGGGCCGAGAGCAGGTCGCGCGCGCCGTTTCGCACCTCGAGGATGATCGACTGCCGGAGACGCCGAAGCTGGGTGGAGGCCCGGCGCAGCTCGAGTGCGGCACGCGACGCGTCGTGGCGGCCCGAGACGTTCCCGAGCGGGAACGAGAGCACGCCTCGCACGGTCCACTGGTCGCCGCCGCGCGACCCGAAGAAGTCGTCGTTCGCATCGCCGACGCCGCTGCCGGTCGGCGGAATGGTGATCGTCTCGTCGCCGATCACCAACGGATCCTCGCGCAGGTTCGGAATCGTGTTGCCCGCGCCGCGGAGGCCCGTCACGCCGTAGCTCCCCTGCACGTCGAGCTGGGGCAGCCGCTGGTTGCGTGCGAAGCGAAGCTGCACTTCGCGGAGCTCGACCTCGTGCTCGGCGCTCTGGATCTCGGGGCGGTTCTCGAAGGCGCGGTCGACGGCGTTGGCGACGTCGACCTCGTACGCGACGAAGGCGTCGGGACTGTCGGTGGGCTCCACGTGGAGCATCGAGATGGCCGTGAGATGGGGGCCGAGCACGCGATCGATCAGCTCGTCCTGCGCGGCGCGATGGGCGTTCTCCGCCTCGATGAACGCGACCTCGCGCTCCGCGACGCCGGCTTCGGCCTCGACGACCTCGACGCGCGACACGACGCCGACCTCGTACTGCGTCTCCACCTGCTCGAGCAGCGCGCGCGCCGTGTCGAAGCTCTTGGCGGCGACGCGCTCCTGCTCCGCGCGAGCGACGAGCGTCCAGTAGGCCGCCTCGATGCCCTGCGTCGTGTCCATCACGCTCTTGCGGAAGTCCTCCTGCGCGGCGCCGAGGCGCTCCTGCGAGACGCGTACGTTGGTCCAGGCCTGGTTCCAGACGAGGTTCTTGAGGAGAGGAACGGACCCGCTGAACGTGAGCCCCGAGTCGTACTGCGGGCTGTTCGAGGCGAAGATCGCGTTGACGGTCGTGTCGGAGGCGGCGTAGTCGATCGCGTAGGTCGCGTTGAGGAACGGGAGGAGGCCCGCGACTCCCGCCGATCCGTCGGTGATGTCCCGCTCGTCGAAGGGGACGCCCGAGAGCGCGTTGCCGGCGGGCAGCGAGCTCTCGCTGCGGCCGATCTCGCCCGTGGCGCGCGGATCGTAGGCTCCCCACGAGCTTCGATAGCTCTCCTCCGCGATGAGCGGAGAGAAGCGCTGGATCTCGACGTCGAGGTTGTTCTCGAGCCCCATCGCGATCGCGTCGGCGAGCGACAGGCGGAGCGAGCCGTGCAGAGTCGGCGCACCGCTCTCCGACGCGGCGGGCTCCGTCGCCGCGTCGCTCTCGGCGCGGCCCGGCGACGCGAGCGTCACGGTCGACGCGAGCGCCGCGGTGAACGCGAGGCGGAAGGGGGCGGACGAGCGAGCGCGGCGGCCCATGGCGGACTCCTCTGGATGGCGCAGGGCGCGGACTCTACCGGATCGCGCGGGCAGCGTGCGCTTTGCGGTGCGATGACGGGGGCTTCGGCGCGAAGCGGCGAGGGCAGGGCCGCGCGGGTGCGCCTATCCTCCGGCGCATGCCGACAGCAGTGGCAGCGATCGTCCTCGGCGCGGGGCGGGGCGAGCGGCTCGGGCACGCGCTCCCGAAGGCCTTCGTGCCGGTGGCGGGCGCTCCCGTGATCGCGCGTGCCATCGAGCGCATCGGGGCCGCGCGCGGCGTGTCGCACATCGTCGCGGTCGTGCCCGCGGCCGACGTCGCGCGGTTCGAGGCGATCGCGGACGCGGCGCGACGTGCGGAACCGCCCGCGGACGCCGCGAGCCGCGCAGCGACACGGGCGGCGAGCCGCACCGTGTGGTCGCGCGTCGCGCCGGCCGTTCCGGGCGGGGCCGAGCGCCAGGACTCGGTGGCCTGCGGTCTCGCGGCGCTCCCGGACGGCGTCGAGCTCGTCGCCGTGCACGACGCGGCGCGGTGCCTCGTCGACCCGGAAGACGTCGAGCGCGCGATCGAGGCGGCGCGCGCGACGGGCGCCGCGCTGCTCGCCGCGCGCGCGACCGACACGATCAAGCTCGTCGACGGCGGCGTCGTCGTCCGGACGCCGCCGCGCGCGACGTGCTTCGCCGCGCAGACGCCGCAGGTCTTCCGCGCGGACGTCCTGCGCGAGGCGCACGCGAAGGCGCGCGCGGACGGGTTCCTCGGGACGGACGACGCCGAGCTCGTCGAGCGGCTCGGCGTCGCCGTGCGCGTCGTCGAGGCCCGCGCGCCGAACCCGAAGCTCACGCACGCGGCCGACCTGGCCGTGGCCGAGCAGTGGCTCGCGCGCGGCGACGCGGCGCGCGCGCCCGAGGGCGCGCGATGAGGCCGCTGCGCATCGGGCAGGGCTTCGACGCCCATCGGCTCGTCGCCGGACGCGCGCTCTGGCTCGGCGGCGTCGAGGTGCCGCACGACCGCGGCCTCGAGGGGCACTCGGACGGCGACGCGCTCCTGCACGCGATCGCCGACGCCATTCTCGGCGCGCTCGGCGCGGGCGACCTCGGCGCGCACTTCCCGTCGAGCGACGAGAGCCTGCGCGGCGCGGCGAGCAGCGAGCTCCTGCTCGAGGTCGTGCGCGCGATGCGGCGCGCGCGCTACCGCGTCGGGAACGTGGACGCGACGGTGATCGCGCAGGCCCCGCGGCTCGCGCCGCACCAGCCGGCGATGCGCGCGCGCGTGGCCGCGCTGCTCGAGACGCGCGAGGACGACGTCAACATCAAGGTCACGAGCACGGATCGGCTCGGCGCGTTCGGCCGCGAGGAGGGCATCGCGGCCACGGCCGTCGTCCTGCTCGAGGCGACGCCGACCAAGTTCAAGAGGCCCCGGTGAGCGATTCCTCTCCCCCGTCCACGCCGTCCGCCCCGCCGACGCTCGTGGTCTACGACACGGCCGCGCGCCGCAAGCGCGCGTTCGAGCCGCTCGAGCCCGGACGCGTGCGCATGTACAGCTGCGGTCCGACCGTCTATGCGCCGCAGCACGTCGGGAACATGCGGCCCTACGTGTTCGCGGACGTGCTGAAGCGGACGCTGCGCATGCTCGGCTACGCCGTCACGCACGTCGTCAACATCACCGACGTCGGACACCTCACCGACGACGCGGATGCGGGCGAGGACAAGATGGAGGTCGCGGCCAGGAAGGCGGGGCTGCGCGCCGCCGACATCGCCGCCCGCTACACGGAGGAGTGGCAGCGCGACGTCGAGCGCCTGCACTGCCTGCCGCCGGACGTGCTGTGCAGGGCGAGCGAGCACATCCCGGAGCAGATCGAGCTCGCCCTCGCGCTCGAGCGCGGCGGCTACACGTACCGGCTCGAGGACGGCCTCTACTTCGACACGTCGAAGTTCGAACGCTATGCGGCGTTCGCGCGGCTCGACCTCTCCGGGCAGGAGGCCGGCGCGCGCATCGGCGAGGTGGCGGGCAAGCGCAACCCCGCCGACTTCGCGCTGTGGAAGTTCGCGGAGCCGGGCGTCGCGCGGCAGCAGGAGTGGGAGTCGCCGTGGGGGCGCGGCTTCCCCGGCTGGCACCTCGAGTGCTCGGCGATGAGCACGAAGTACCTCGGTCGGCAGTTCGACATCCACACCGGCGGCGAGGACCACGTTCCCGTGCACCACACCAACGAGATCGCGCAGAGCGAGTGCGCGCTCGGCGTGCATCCGTGGGTCCGCTACTGGATGCACAACGCCTTCCTCGACTTCGGCGGCGAGAAGATGTCGAAGTCGAAGGGCCACGTGCTCGTGCTCCAGACGCTCGTCGACGAAGGCATCGAGCCGCTCGCGTACCGCATGTTCCTGCTGCAGGCGGTGTACCGGATGCCGCAGAGCTTCAAGCGCGAAGCGATCCGCGCGGCGCAGAAGAGCTGGCAGCGCCTGCGCGCGGCGGCGGCCGCGACGCTCGGCGCGGCGGGCGAGGGCGACCCCGCCGCGCGCGACGCGTACCGCGCCGAGTTCCGCGCGGCCCTCTGCGACGACCTCAACACGCCGCGCGCGCTCGCCGTGGCGTTCGAGGTGGCGCGGAGCGGAGCGCTCGCCGACGTCGACAAGCGCGCGCTGCTGCTCGAGTTCGACGAGGTGCTCGGGCTCGGGCTCGCCGAGGCGCGGCCCGAGTCCGAGGCGGGCGAGAGCGACCCGCGCATCGACGCGCTGCTCGAGGAACGCCGAGCGGCCCGCGCCTCGCGGGACTTCGCGACCGCCGACCGCATCCGCGACGAGCTCGCGGCCGAGGGCGTCGAGATCGTCGACGGGCCCGACGGCTCGCGCTGGCGGCGGCGCTAGTGCGCGCGACGCGCGAGAAGCGCTCCTTCGAGCTCGTCTCGGAGTACACGCCGCAGGGCGACCAGCCGCAGGCGATCGAGCAGCTCGTCGAGGGCGTGCGGCGCGGCGAGGAGCACCAGACGCTGCTCGGCGTCACCGGCTCGGGCAAGACGTTCTCGATCGCGTGCGCGGTCGCGCGGCTCGATCGACCGACGCTCGTGATGTCGCCCAACAAGACGCTCGCCGCGCAGCTCTACGCGGAGTTCAAGGAGCTCTTCCCGCGCAACGCCGTCGAGTACTTCGTCTCGTACTACGACTACTACCAGCCCGAGGCGTACATCCCCTCCTCGGACACGTACATCGAGAAGGACTCGTCGATCAACGACGAGATCGACAAGCTCCGGCACTCGGCGACGCACTCG from Myxococcota bacterium includes the following:
- the secD gene encoding protein translocase subunit SecD — protein: MSLRWRAISVAVLVGLFGWLTAANFVSKETREASAFLPNELLRMGLDLRGGIHWVIGVDMQPALERECGVLASSLETRFGDDGVVGATATCVGTTVHVAIASPDARAKVDAAIDDYSVLDVESSADDSIDLVLAARRVEEMKDLTMAQVLEVLRRRIDDPQTGIPESVVTRQGEDRVLVQIPGGLVDRDSAYRLLESTAFLEFKIVEDAAETDELLLAKYPDGLPDDKMIVHEEDPETKKPIVSYLVAKQAPITGQYLADARVGFDNRQRPEVEFSFDNEGGKLFGDLTEKNIERQLAIILDDRVYSAPTVQSRISTRGRITGRFSAKEAADLAVILRAGSLAVPVEILEERTVGPALGQDSIDSGVRASIVGLLLVVAFAIGYYRLSGGYASIALAANLVMLLGLMSLTKATLTLPGIAGLVLTIGMAIDANVIIFERIREEIREGRATRAAIATGFNKALWTVLDANITTLITGIILFQYGTGPIKGFAVTLCVGIVTSVFTALVVTRILFQLHPGDRPQPLSI
- the secF gene encoding protein translocase subunit SecF codes for the protein MFEIIPHGTHLDFIGKARLCVAISLAMVAASVVAVFVVGVHLGIDFAGGTELHAKFASAPVDEGRVRDVVNGVPGLKDVSVVRFGGAEDNEFLIRFQNVADEADAAAAGSTDADERLRADRVSSVERALSGAIGGYERQSVDFVGPRVGSELRADGFKSIGLAMLLIMIYIAFRFSSRFAPGAVVAVFHDLIITAGIFVMLGYEFDLRILAAMLAILGYSLNDTIIIYDRIRENLEARTSRDLAAVLNESVNQTLSRTVLTSGTTLIAVLALAVLGGEVIRPFAVAMLIGVFVGTYSSIYIAAPTLMLLEARAARRAKAG
- a CDS encoding polymer-forming cytoskeletal protein, whose translation is MSLFGGRREADAPRAGAVPAPAGGAARSEGSAPEQRIAQDAGGHVAAATRTGGSVANIGKSIVFKGDLTGDEDLQIEGQVEGGIQLANHVLTIGQTGRAQAQLYAKAVVVVGHVTGNITATERVVLEATASVEGDIHTPKLVIAEGAVLNGAVEMTKAQPDSAKSLARAASGTPPTAAPPATPPAKG
- a CDS encoding TolC family protein; this translates as MGRRARSSAPFRLAFTAALASTVTLASPGRAESDAATEPAASESGAPTLHGSLRLSLADAIAMGLENNLDVEIQRFSPLIAEESYRSSWGAYDPRATGEIGRSESSLPAGNALSGVPFDERDITDGSAGVAGLLPFLNATYAIDYAASDTTVNAIFASNSPQYDSGLTFSGSVPLLKNLVWNQAWTNVRVSQERLGAAQEDFRKSVMDTTQGIEAAYWTLVARAEQERVAAKSFDTARALLEQVETQYEVGVVSRVEVVEAEAGVAEREVAFIEAENAHRAAQDELIDRVLGPHLTAISMLHVEPTDSPDAFVAYEVDVANAVDRAFENRPEIQSAEHEVELREVQLRFARNQRLPQLDVQGSYGVTGLRGAGNTIPNLREDPLVIGDETITIPPTGSGVGDANDDFFGSRGGDQWTVRGVLSFPLGNVSGRHDASRAALELRRASTQLRRLRQSIILEVRNGARDLLSAQQRIEAAERRRAAAAEQLRAERVRLEHGESTPFEVLQRERDLVDAESQKISALQQYHTSEASLLRAQGTILEARNVVIDDVRELR
- the ispD gene encoding 2-C-methyl-D-erythritol 4-phosphate cytidylyltransferase, which produces MAAIVLGAGRGERLGHALPKAFVPVAGAPVIARAIERIGAARGVSHIVAVVPAADVARFEAIADAARRAEPPADAASRAATRAASRTVWSRVAPAVPGGAERQDSVACGLAALPDGVELVAVHDAARCLVDPEDVERAIEAARATGAALLAARATDTIKLVDGGVVVRTPPRATCFAAQTPQVFRADVLREAHAKARADGFLGTDDAELVERLGVAVRVVEARAPNPKLTHAADLAVAEQWLARGDAARAPEGAR
- the ispF gene encoding 2-C-methyl-D-erythritol 2,4-cyclodiphosphate synthase — encoded protein: MRPLRIGQGFDAHRLVAGRALWLGGVEVPHDRGLEGHSDGDALLHAIADAILGALGAGDLGAHFPSSDESLRGAASSELLLEVVRAMRRARYRVGNVDATVIAQAPRLAPHQPAMRARVAALLETREDDVNIKVTSTDRLGAFGREEGIAATAVVLLEATPTKFKRPR
- the cysS gene encoding cysteine--tRNA ligase — its product is MSDSSPPSTPSAPPTLVVYDTAARRKRAFEPLEPGRVRMYSCGPTVYAPQHVGNMRPYVFADVLKRTLRMLGYAVTHVVNITDVGHLTDDADAGEDKMEVAARKAGLRAADIAARYTEEWQRDVERLHCLPPDVLCRASEHIPEQIELALALERGGYTYRLEDGLYFDTSKFERYAAFARLDLSGQEAGARIGEVAGKRNPADFALWKFAEPGVARQQEWESPWGRGFPGWHLECSAMSTKYLGRQFDIHTGGEDHVPVHHTNEIAQSECALGVHPWVRYWMHNAFLDFGGEKMSKSKGHVLVLQTLVDEGIEPLAYRMFLLQAVYRMPQSFKREAIRAAQKSWQRLRAAAAATLGAAGEGDPAARDAYRAEFRAALCDDLNTPRALAVAFEVARSGALADVDKRALLLEFDEVLGLGLAEARPESEAGESDPRIDALLEERRAARASRDFATADRIRDELAAEGVEIVDGPDGSRWRRR